The Variovorax sp. RA8 genomic sequence AACCAGTCGGGAATCCGCCGCTACTTCCGCGGGGTGGTGCGCAACGTCGAGGCCACCGACGACGAAGCCTCGTTGCCCGCGGCCTCGACGCGGGTGCCGGACGTCGCAGCCAGGGATGCGCAGGCCTTCCTCACCCGGCTCAAGAAGGAGAAGACCTGCTACCTGCTGCACCTGAGCGAAGGCACCGACGCGACCGCGCGCCGCGCCTTCCAGGCGCTGCAGATCGGCGGCGCCAGCTGGGCGATCACGCCCTCGCTTTGCGGCATCCACGCCGCGGCGCTCCAGGCGCCGGACTTCCAGGTGCTCGCTGCCAACGGCGGCGGCATGGTGTGGTCGCCCTTCAGCAACCTGCTGCTGTACGGTGGCACCGCCGACGTCGGCGCGGCCAAGGCAGCCGGCGTGCCGATCTCGCTCGGCTGCGACTGGGCGCCCTCCGGCAGCCGCAACCTGCTCAACGAGCTCAAGGTCGCACACCTCTTCAGCGAGGCCCAGGGCGGGATCTTCACGGCGCGCGAGCTGGTCGCGATGGTCACCCGGGAGCCGGCCGGGCTGCTCGGCTGGGAGCGCCTGGCCGGTACCCTCGAGGCGGGCAAACGCGCCGACCTCATCGTGGTCGAGGGCAGTTCGGGCGACCCGTACCAGCAGCTCATCCGCGCCAAGGAATCGGACCTTGCGCTGGTGATGATCAATGGCGTGGGCCGCTTCGGCGACGCAGCAATGATGCGCACGCTGGGCTTTGCCGGCGAGGCGCTCAGGGTGGGCGGCGCCAGCCGCATGCTGTTTCTCGCGCACCCGGCCGAGGATCCGCTGACGCAGAAGCTCTCGCTCTCGGCGGCAGCCGATCGTCTGACGCGCGCGCTGCGCGGCCTGCCCGCGCTCGCGCGCAAGGCCGAGCGCCCGCGGCC encodes the following:
- a CDS encoding amidohydrolase family protein, translating into MATRKPIDPAESPKLVLQGRIVTMNGAFKVIADGRVYTHNGDIMAVQEATAPAPPGFGSTAVTDTGGTLFPGLMDLHNHLPYNVLPLWQVPRKFSNRGQWGRHAEYHSKISAPMQTLAATPELLASICRYVEAKALIGGTTTGQGITLANQSGIRRYFRGVVRNVEATDDEASLPAASTRVPDVAARDAQAFLTRLKKEKTCYLLHLSEGTDATARRAFQALQIGGASWAITPSLCGIHAAALQAPDFQVLAANGGGMVWSPFSNLLLYGGTADVGAAKAAGVPISLGCDWAPSGSRNLLNELKVAHLFSEAQGGIFTARELVAMVTREPAGLLGWERLAGTLEAGKRADLIVVEGSSGDPYQQLIRAKESDLALVMINGVGRFGDAAMMRTLGFAGEALRVGGASRMLFLAHPAEDPLTQKLSLSAAADRLTRALRGLPALARKAERPRPISPLALARGGANTWRLALDEILDTGVDLRANLPVHLPGGRTLRAAAMRPVFGQTRKLSAAVMPLAIDALSVAGDAGYLDALDLQKNVPDAIKEGLRDLWS